The Solibacillus sp. FSL W7-1464 genome contains a region encoding:
- a CDS encoding putative bifunctional diguanylate cyclase/phosphodiesterase, with amino-acid sequence MSELKSNKSIMQELALSQFPKELIERVFENIAEGIMITDRYRRILSINAAFEFVTGFKLEEVQGKKPSILQSGVHDRTFYIDMWKQIGKAGMWQGEIWNRRKTGELYPEWLTILAIKDDAGKITNYCGIFTDLSERKIVEDELEKRALHDSLTEVCNRFAYIERMKALLEVTENKVMPIQHAVLFMDLDRFKQVNDMLGHAIGDQLLVEVSKRVKTLVRNKDILARFGGDEFVITLANIQHPREAAKFAEQVLRVFEAPVKVHDQDVYISTSMGISIYPTDGTTTEQLLNRADRAMSFSKDNGRNCYSFYFDELETDSNRVLTLDSELRKAIENREFTLAYQPKISTENNGIVGIEALVRWNSEKLGNVSPAEFIEHAEESGLIIPLSELIFELACEGYHQLDAAGYPNIPIAVNVSSIHFQQQSFLDSVQKILERNNSSAQNFEIEVTERTVMNSAQETVSKLVKLRQSGFKLSIDDFGTGYSSLSYLVRFPLDVLKIDRSFIQHICSLDDKQAIVDAIIQMAHRLQMKVVAEGVETSQQVDLLKSMGCDYIQGYYYSKPLPMEELIDFIQYWEVEHQGRI; translated from the coding sequence TTGAGTGAATTGAAGTCTAATAAATCCATCATGCAAGAACTGGCATTGTCTCAATTTCCAAAAGAATTAATCGAAAGAGTTTTTGAAAATATTGCGGAAGGTATAATGATTACCGATCGTTATAGAAGAATTTTATCGATTAATGCTGCTTTTGAATTTGTAACAGGCTTTAAATTAGAAGAGGTACAAGGGAAAAAACCATCTATTCTACAGTCAGGTGTGCATGACAGAACTTTTTATATTGATATGTGGAAACAAATTGGCAAAGCAGGAATGTGGCAAGGTGAAATTTGGAATAGACGCAAGACGGGTGAATTATACCCCGAATGGCTGACAATACTAGCTATTAAAGATGATGCAGGTAAAATAACAAATTACTGCGGCATTTTTACAGATTTGTCAGAACGTAAAATCGTGGAAGACGAACTTGAAAAAAGGGCTCTTCATGATTCATTAACAGAAGTGTGCAATCGTTTTGCCTATATTGAACGTATGAAAGCACTGCTTGAAGTAACGGAAAATAAGGTAATGCCGATACAGCATGCCGTTCTTTTTATGGATTTGGACCGCTTTAAGCAAGTGAATGATATGCTCGGACATGCCATTGGTGATCAGTTATTGGTGGAAGTTTCCAAACGTGTGAAAACTTTAGTGAGAAACAAAGATATTTTAGCGCGCTTTGGCGGGGATGAATTTGTCATTACATTAGCAAATATCCAGCATCCAAGAGAAGCGGCAAAATTTGCTGAGCAGGTGCTCCGGGTTTTTGAAGCTCCGGTTAAAGTTCATGACCAGGATGTCTATATATCGACAAGTATGGGAATCAGTATTTACCCGACGGATGGTACGACGACAGAACAACTATTGAATCGTGCCGATCGTGCCATGTCATTTTCAAAAGATAACGGACGAAATTGCTATTCTTTTTATTTTGATGAGTTGGAAACGGATTCGAATCGAGTACTGACGCTGGATAGTGAACTCCGTAAAGCGATTGAAAACCGGGAATTTACGCTTGCCTACCAGCCGAAAATTAGCACCGAAAACAACGGAATTGTCGGAATCGAAGCATTAGTACGTTGGAACAGTGAGAAACTTGGCAATGTATCACCTGCTGAATTTATCGAGCATGCCGAAGAGTCAGGTCTAATTATTCCACTCAGCGAGCTGATTTTCGAGCTTGCCTGTGAAGGCTACCATCAGCTTGATGCTGCCGGATACCCGAATATACCGATTGCAGTAAACGTATCGAGCATTCACTTCCAGCAGCAAAGCTTCTTGGATTCGGTTCAAAAAATTTTAGAGCGGAACAATTCTTCTGCACAAAATTTTGAAATCGAAGTGACAGAGCGGACAGTAATGAACAGTGCGCAGGAGACAGTAAGCAAACTAGTAAAACTGAGGCAATCCGGCTTTAAGCTTTCGATTGACGACTTCGGGACGGGGTATTCTTCATTAAGTTACTTAGTGCGATTCCCGCTCGATGTGCTGAAAATTGACCGCAGTTTCATTCAGCATATTTGCTCGCTTGATGATAAGCAGGCAATTGTCGACGCGATTATTCAAATGGCGCATCGCCTGCAGATGAAAGTAGTAGCTGAAGGTGTGGAAACAAGCCAGCAAGTCGATTTGCTTAAATCGATGGGCTGTGATTATATTCAAGGGTATTACTACAGTAAACCTCTGCCTATGGAAGAATTAATCGACTTCATCCAATATTGGGAAGTCGAGCATCAAGGAAGGATTTAA
- a CDS encoding THUMP domain-containing class I SAM-dependent RNA methyltransferase has product MTKFNLVATAAMGLEAIVAEEVRDLGYETRVDNGKVYFEGDEMAIARTNLWLRVADRVKIVVAQFPARTFDQLFEGVKAVQWEKYLPVDANFPVSGKSVKSTLFSVPDCQAITKKAIVERMKLAYKRLGFLDESGPTFKIEISILKDMATLTIDTSGVGLHKRGYRTTQGEAPLKETLAAALVKISKWSPSRPFVDPFCGSGTIALEAAMIGQNIAPGYNREFISESWPWMKQDIWDKARDEADSLANYDQDLTIIGTDIDHKMVAIAQENALEAGFGDLLTFKQMQATDFTTKLTDGVIVTNPPYGERIGEVEEIEKMLRQFGQVMQNYPTWSVYMLSSMEDLEVHYGKKATKKRKLFNGFIRTDLYQYWGQKSKREN; this is encoded by the coding sequence ATGACAAAATTTAATTTAGTTGCAACAGCTGCGATGGGCCTAGAGGCGATTGTAGCAGAAGAAGTACGTGATCTAGGGTACGAAACACGTGTCGATAACGGCAAAGTATATTTTGAAGGCGATGAGATGGCGATTGCACGCACGAATCTATGGTTGCGTGTAGCAGACCGTGTGAAAATCGTCGTTGCCCAATTCCCGGCCAGAACATTTGACCAGCTATTTGAAGGCGTTAAAGCAGTTCAATGGGAAAAATACTTACCGGTGGATGCAAATTTCCCGGTGTCAGGTAAATCGGTCAAATCAACATTATTCAGTGTACCGGATTGTCAGGCGATTACGAAAAAAGCCATTGTTGAACGAATGAAACTTGCTTACAAACGTTTAGGATTTTTAGATGAGTCCGGTCCGACATTTAAGATCGAAATTTCGATTTTAAAAGATATGGCAACATTAACGATCGATACATCGGGTGTTGGATTGCATAAACGCGGGTACCGTACGACACAAGGTGAAGCCCCATTAAAAGAAACTCTTGCAGCAGCATTAGTGAAAATATCAAAATGGTCACCAAGCCGTCCGTTCGTAGATCCATTCTGTGGTTCGGGAACGATTGCATTGGAAGCGGCAATGATCGGCCAAAATATCGCACCGGGCTATAACCGTGAATTTATTTCGGAATCATGGCCATGGATGAAGCAGGATATTTGGGATAAAGCACGTGATGAGGCGGATTCGTTGGCGAATTATGATCAGGATTTAACGATAATCGGTACGGATATCGATCACAAAATGGTTGCTATCGCTCAAGAAAACGCACTAGAAGCAGGGTTTGGCGATTTATTGACATTCAAGCAAATGCAGGCGACAGATTTCACAACGAAGCTGACTGACGGAGTTATTGTTACAAACCCGCCATACGGTGAGCGGATCGGTGAAGTGGAAGAAATCGAGAAAATGCTGCGCCAGTTTGGTCAAGTTATGCAAAACTATCCGACTTGGTCCGTGTACATGCTGTCATCAATGGAAGACTTGGAAGTACATTACGGTAAAAAAGCGACGAAAAAGCGTAAGTTATTTAACGGATTCATCCGCACAGATTTATACCAGTACTGGGGTCAAAAATCTAAGCGCGAAAATTAA
- a CDS encoding ATP-dependent DNA helicase, whose protein sequence is MRKSLPFELSREKTFFDSLGDWLGDVLYDELPERGFECRDEQIFMAYQIEQALKEKNVLFAEAGVGTGKTIAYLLPAVSYARYTGKPALIACADETLIDQLVKEGGDIHKLRDVLGLDIDVRLAKSRDQYLCLKRFEEAEKTETDEWIDDIAFSIPDGVYAQGSMIAVQPYGERSDYPLVTDEDWEKVNYNSIMQCAVCDLRNRCGQTLHRAHYRKSTDLIICSQDFLMEHLATKESREREGQLPLLPEVSMMVLDEGHLLEYAAQKALTYKVQAYTIVELLERLMVDGVRERTLYAMEHLQDHHELFFDQLREDVIQSEEDRKRIVKSERLIQLGERVIAYVDQLLEEFVFESELYMIPEYELNMAEEFLEHYVAAIRIFVAQGDAVDWLEDTDGEETLVIMPRLITDVLSETLFSKKMPIVFSSATLSVNKDFSYIASSLGIEQYQSFSVPSPFDYEEVMKIYLHELSQSEKTAKVEQLLKDDKQTLILFKSKQAMNHFKSNVGLMERLNIAFEGDRELSAIVREFQNGEVKTLCSYHLWEGLDLPEEALTRVIIFDLPFPPHDPLFDAKRSFAQNPFEEVELPFMQLRLQQGMGRLIRTSNDHGDIHILLNNEEASVKSHFIDILAVEPQ, encoded by the coding sequence TTGAGAAAATCTTTACCTTTTGAACTTTCAAGAGAAAAAACTTTCTTTGATTCGTTAGGTGATTGGCTCGGTGACGTATTATATGATGAGCTGCCAGAACGAGGATTTGAATGCCGTGACGAACAAATTTTCATGGCTTACCAAATAGAACAAGCTTTAAAGGAAAAGAACGTGTTATTTGCGGAAGCTGGGGTAGGAACAGGAAAAACGATCGCCTACTTATTACCGGCTGTATCCTATGCACGTTATACAGGAAAACCGGCACTTATTGCCTGTGCAGATGAAACTTTAATCGACCAGCTCGTAAAAGAGGGCGGCGATATTCATAAACTTCGTGATGTATTAGGACTGGATATTGATGTCCGCCTTGCAAAATCACGTGACCAATACTTATGTTTAAAACGTTTTGAAGAAGCGGAAAAAACTGAAACGGATGAATGGATTGATGATATAGCATTTTCAATTCCGGACGGTGTATATGCACAGGGCAGTATGATTGCCGTGCAGCCATACGGGGAGCGCTCGGATTATCCGTTAGTGACGGATGAAGACTGGGAGAAAGTAAACTATAATTCAATCATGCAATGCGCGGTATGCGATTTGCGTAATCGTTGCGGTCAAACGTTACACCGTGCCCATTACCGTAAATCGACGGACCTTATCATTTGTTCGCAAGACTTTTTAATGGAGCATTTGGCGACAAAGGAATCACGTGAACGTGAAGGACAGTTGCCGCTATTGCCGGAAGTTTCAATGATGGTGCTTGATGAAGGACATCTACTTGAATATGCAGCCCAAAAAGCATTAACTTACAAAGTTCAGGCGTATACGATCGTAGAGTTGCTGGAACGATTGATGGTTGATGGTGTTCGTGAACGAACATTATATGCAATGGAACATTTACAAGATCACCATGAACTGTTTTTTGACCAGTTACGTGAAGATGTCATTCAATCAGAAGAAGACCGTAAACGTATTGTGAAATCAGAGCGACTGATCCAGTTGGGCGAGCGTGTGATTGCATATGTCGACCAGCTGCTGGAAGAATTCGTCTTTGAATCGGAACTCTATATGATTCCGGAATATGAGCTGAATATGGCGGAAGAATTTTTAGAGCATTATGTTGCAGCGATTCGTATTTTTGTTGCGCAAGGCGATGCTGTTGATTGGCTCGAGGATACAGATGGAGAAGAGACGCTCGTCATTATGCCGCGCCTGATTACAGACGTGCTTTCAGAAACATTATTCTCGAAAAAAATGCCAATCGTGTTCTCATCGGCAACACTTTCGGTGAATAAGGATTTCAGCTATATCGCATCAAGCTTAGGCATTGAACAATACCAAAGCTTCAGTGTACCATCACCGTTTGATTATGAAGAAGTAATGAAAATTTATTTACACGAACTTTCGCAATCCGAAAAAACTGCAAAAGTCGAGCAGCTTTTGAAAGATGATAAACAGACGTTAATTTTATTTAAGTCGAAACAGGCAATGAATCACTTTAAATCAAATGTAGGTTTAATGGAACGCTTAAATATCGCATTTGAAGGCGATCGTGAGCTTTCTGCAATTGTCCGTGAGTTCCAAAACGGGGAAGTGAAAACATTATGTTCCTATCATTTATGGGAAGGTTTGGATTTACCGGAAGAAGCGTTAACGCGCGTCATTATTTTCGACTTGCCATTCCCGCCGCATGACCCGTTGTTTGATGCAAAACGTTCATTTGCACAAAATCCATTTGAAGAAGTCGAGTTACCATTCATGCAGCTTCGTCTTCAGCAGGGAATGGGCCGTTTAATTCGTACATCGAATGACCATGGTGACATTCATATTTTACTAAATAATGAAGAAGCAAGCGTGAAATCTCACTTTATAGATATTTTAGCAGTGGAACCACAATAG
- a CDS encoding chemotaxis protein CheX — translation MSNSTHIQTILNGTINSLKTILPMIIDVKSPSIINEPYEQFEMGVLIGLVGDIKGRIIIDGTPEKFGAIGSAMFGMPLEGAMLESFTGELGNMIAGNLCTYTVQHDLELDITPPTVMVGHTKLYGFKQAFKIPATLEGIGDFVILYTIDTDEDE, via the coding sequence TTGAGTAATTCGACGCATATTCAAACTATTTTAAACGGGACAATAAATTCATTAAAAACTATATTGCCTATGATTATAGATGTAAAATCTCCTTCAATCATAAATGAACCGTACGAACAATTCGAGATGGGGGTACTCATAGGATTGGTTGGTGATATTAAAGGACGTATTATCATTGATGGTACACCGGAAAAATTTGGTGCAATCGGTTCTGCAATGTTCGGAATGCCTTTAGAAGGTGCCATGCTGGAATCTTTTACTGGGGAACTTGGTAATATGATTGCCGGTAATTTATGTACATACACGGTACAACATGATCTGGAGCTTGATATTACGCCACCTACCGTGATGGTTGGACATACAAAGTTATATGGTTTTAAGCAAGCATTTAAAATACCCGCTACTTTAGAAGGCATCGGGGATTTTGTTATTCTTTATACAATCGATACTGATGAAGACGAATAA
- a CDS encoding S66 family peptidase produces MFEPLQRGDKIGIFSSSVPATATAKLRYSRGKEFLEGKGFQIIEGNLTGKQDGYRSGTPKERAEEFNELLKDPSIKMIMSSIGGTNSNSLLPYLDYEAFKNNPKIVVGYSDTTAILLALFAKTNIPTYYGPALIPSFGEFEPLVHETYNYFERYFCQPSIPYSISMPHVWSDEMINWLNYEKPKTLYSNNWIGVHEGVVEGRLIGGNNNTMYGFIGTSFFPVIHTGDILLIEDSLKCASTVEKNFAMLKLHGVFDKVGGILLGKYELFDDEGTGKQPLDLLLEQLDGKVIPILAEVDCAHTHPMFPLAIGKKIRLDTINQTITCIEHWL; encoded by the coding sequence ATGTTTGAACCACTGCAACGTGGAGATAAGATCGGCATTTTTTCATCCTCTGTACCGGCAACTGCTACCGCAAAATTGCGCTACAGTCGCGGTAAAGAATTTTTGGAGGGAAAAGGGTTTCAAATTATCGAGGGAAATCTTACAGGTAAACAAGATGGCTATCGGTCAGGGACGCCAAAAGAACGTGCCGAAGAATTCAATGAGCTACTAAAAGACCCATCGATAAAAATGATTATGTCCTCAATTGGCGGGACGAATTCGAATAGCCTGCTACCCTATTTAGATTACGAAGCATTTAAAAATAATCCGAAAATTGTTGTCGGCTATTCAGATACTACTGCAATTTTACTGGCTCTATTTGCCAAAACGAATATTCCTACATATTACGGTCCGGCTCTCATCCCCTCTTTCGGAGAATTTGAGCCGTTAGTCCATGAAACATACAATTATTTCGAACGCTATTTTTGCCAACCGAGCATTCCGTACTCGATTTCTATGCCACATGTCTGGTCAGACGAAATGATTAACTGGCTCAATTATGAGAAGCCAAAAACACTTTACTCAAATAATTGGATCGGTGTTCATGAAGGTGTTGTGGAGGGGCGTTTAATTGGCGGCAACAATAATACAATGTACGGCTTTATCGGGACATCATTTTTTCCCGTTATTCATACTGGTGACATTTTACTGATAGAGGATTCATTAAAGTGTGCGTCAACTGTAGAAAAGAATTTTGCGATGTTAAAACTGCACGGGGTCTTCGACAAAGTTGGCGGTATTCTCCTTGGAAAATATGAGCTCTTTGATGATGAGGGGACAGGCAAGCAGCCGCTTGATCTGTTATTGGAACAGTTGGATGGAAAAGTAATCCCTATACTTGCAGAAGTCGATTGTGCCCATACCCACCCGATGTTCCCTTTGGCAATCGGCAAAAAAATTCGTCTGGATACGATCAACCAAACGATTACGTGTATTGAACATTGGCTTTAG